A portion of the Scylla paramamosain isolate STU-SP2022 unplaced genomic scaffold, ASM3559412v1 Contig25, whole genome shotgun sequence genome contains these proteins:
- the LOC135097574 gene encoding von Willebrand factor A domain-containing protein 5A-like isoform X2 translates to MKDDLLMLNLFPEVPTNTYSSRNEIIFVIDRSGSMHGEKIESARATLLLFLKSLPLGCLFNIVSFGSSFSVLFKK, encoded by the exons ATGAAGGATGACCTGCTCATGCTGAACCTCTTCCCAGAGGTGCCCACCAACACCTACTCCAGCAGGAATGAGATTATCTTTGTCATCGACCGCTcag GAAGCATGCATGGGGAAAAGATAGAGAGTGCCCGGGCAACACTTCTTCTGTTCCTGAAGAGTCTGCCTCTGGGTTGCCTCTTCAACATTGTCAGCTTCGGCTCATCCTTCTCAGTGCTCTTCAAGAAGTGA
- the LOC135097574 gene encoding von Willebrand factor A domain-containing protein 5A-like isoform X1: protein MKDDLLMLNLFPEVPTNTYSSRNEIIFVIDRSGSMHGEKIESARATLLLFLKSLPLGCLFNIVSFGSSFSVLFKKGSRVYSEATLREACQLQAAMKADMGGTEILAPLKDIYDKPPIPGYS, encoded by the exons ATGAAGGATGACCTGCTCATGCTGAACCTCTTCCCAGAGGTGCCCACCAACACCTACTCCAGCAGGAATGAGATTATCTTTGTCATCGACCGCTcag GAAGCATGCATGGGGAAAAGATAGAGAGTGCCCGGGCAACACTTCTTCTGTTCCTGAAGAGTCTGCCTCTGGGTTGCCTCTTCAACATTGTCAGCTTCGGCTCATCCTTCTCAGTGCTCTTCAAGAA GGGGAGTCGTGTGTACTCAGAGGCAACGCTGCGTGAGGCATGCCAGCTGCAGGCCGCGATGAAAGCCGACATGGGGGGCACAGAAATCCTGGCGCCACTCAAGGACATCTATGACAAGCCACCCATACCTGGCTACTCATGA